Below is a window of Deltaproteobacteria bacterium DNA.
TCACCGGAAAGAGCCTGTGGATATCGAGGAGGTCGGCCCTGAGCTTTTCACGCACCAGGCTGTCGAGCGCCGAAAAGGGCTCGTCGAGGAGAAGGACCCTCGGTCCGGCGGCGAGCGTTCTTGCAAGGGCCGCGCGCTGGCGCTGCCCTCCAGAAAGCTCCCTCGGATAGCGCCCCTCAAGCCCCGCAAGGCGCATCAAATCGAGAAGCTCCCCGACCCTGCGCCTTCTCGCCTCCCCGTCCCGGCCCCCGACCCCGTAGGCCACGTTCTCGAAGACCGTCATGTGGGGAAAGAGGGCGTAGTCCTGGAAGAGGTGCCCCACCCTGCGCAGCCGCATGGGAACGTCCACACCGCTTTGCGAATCGAAGAGCGTGTCCCCGCCCACGCGCACGTAGCCGGCCTCGGGCCTGACGATGCCGGATATCATGTTGAGCACCAGGCTCTTCCCGGCCCCCGACGGCCCGAAGAGCACGGTGATGTCGGAGCCGGCCTCCAGCGCCACATCGAGCCTGAAACCCCCGCCCGACGAGTCGAAACCCTTTTCCAGTCTCAGCGAAAGAGCCATGGCCGATTCTCCCGCGTGAACCCCCGCTTAAACGCCCTCTGTAAAGGGGTCGCAGGCCCACGGTTCCCCCCTCCCCCCCTCGTATGCCATTCGGATGTTTGGCGGTCCTCTGGAGGTTCGGGCCGCAAAGGCGTAAAAAAACCCCGCCTGGCGCGGGCCGAACCTCCAGAGGACCGCCACCGCCGGGCCGACGGTTCAGGGCCTGCTCAAAGCCTTCCCCTGGTCACGTGGTTGACGAAGTAGAGCACGGCGAAAGAGAAGAGCGTTATGACGGCCACCATGAAGTTGGCCGAGGCGTCGTCTCCCATCTGCACGGCGTCATATATGGCTATGGGGAGTGTCTGTGTCGAGCCGGGGATGTTTCCAGCCACCATGAGTGTGGCGCCGAACTCGCCTGTTGCTCTGGCGAAAGCCATGACCGCGCCCGCCACTATGCCCCGCCAGGCAAGGGGCAGTGTTACTGTGCGGAGCACCTCGAGCTCCGTGCGGCCGAGAAGCCTTGCGGCGTTCTCGAGGTCGCTGCCCACGCCCTCGATGGCCGCCCGCGCCGGTTTCACGAAGAGAGGGAGGGCGGAGACGAAGGCTGCGAGCACCGCCCCCTTCCAGGTGAAGACGAGCTCCACTCCCAG
It encodes the following:
- a CDS encoding ABC transporter ATP-binding protein, coding for MALSLRLEKGFDSSGGGFRLDVALEAGSDITVLFGPSGAGKSLVLNMISGIVRPEAGYVRVGGDTLFDSQSGVDVPMRLRRVGHLFQDYALFPHMTVFENVAYGVGGRDGEARRRRVGELLDLMRLAGLEGRYPRELSGGQRQRAALARTLAAGPRVLLLDEPFSALDSLVREKLRADLLDIHRLFPVSTLLVTHDLEEAFEMGERIAVINEGRIIQHGTREEVFFRPATRDVARFVGTRNIFDGVVRSATADGVVVECPPLGVLEAHCADRRPPGSRVTLCIRPEEIYIIRPDRPLDPRVARNVVEGRIRAVSGRGASTVLRLETDRRALLKIEVPNFVARKLGLAKETPLKVSLKKESLWVIGAPSGGR
- the modB gene encoding molybdate ABC transporter permease subunit, whose product is MDTLFPLYLTIKVSFTATLFMVAVGLALALLLARRDFPGKHIVDVVVMQPLVIPPTVLGYYLLVAFGKSGPVGRLIEGTLGVELVFTWKGAVLAAFVSALPLFVKPARAAIEGVGSDLENAARLLGRTELEVLRTVTLPLAWRGIVAGAVMAFARATGEFGATLMVAGNIPGSTQTLPIAIYDAVQMGDDASANFMVAVITLFSFAVLYFVNHVTRGRL